A single window of Flavobacteriales bacterium DNA harbors:
- a CDS encoding DUF3352 domain-containing protein, translating to MSKRLLRILLIPLALSVMTFALIRHYFGSEAGLRGLYAIPGDAIYIIETTEPFNAWDRLSNNPAWQHLKTHPLFNEIAEGADALDSMLHDNPYLTDLIGDRQLLISAHMIKRNDYDFLYVADLENPTWGSLLTDNPDALSSEGYKISKRTYHDHTIVELYDTEDKETLYISAIQNLLVASYTHTLVEKSIDEVSLPDIGRDLRFIRVQKEADGDDVLRLYVQYNRLQDYLRCYTTADNPYVRDLSRALAWSGISVTWDDALWKMRGFTLSNDSIPSYLQALQHAGTGKRSAVSVMPHHTAFCLSLGFGSFGKFLNGLEQVLQKDTAAWSNYRHRITQMEKLLKIDFRKHFTSWIDDEAAFVQMQPSGLGKNNEMAFYLKTTDPEEARKNLDFIKSQVRRKTPIRFKEITYKGHVISFLSVKGFFKLLLGDFFSGLDKPYYTFIGDFVVFSNHPQTLKRIINDYQSGETLAADDDFKAFAGNLDEKVNVFAYVQMPLLTDNLKPLVSADTWQDISRNKPYLVCFSQIGLTLKEDGDGFDTKLAIGYLPPDSAMVKWANPIAKHETSNEPDTTHMVSVSEDEIINLDEITPDDLDADLHQELFPDGSVMLEVNMKDGEKHGNFREYHPNGNLKIKGRYKHDQKNGTWKFYDEEGNLLEKRRYRDGSQM from the coding sequence GTGAGCAAACGACTCCTCCGCATCCTGCTGATCCCGCTGGCCCTTTCGGTGATGACCTTCGCCCTCATCCGCCACTACTTCGGATCGGAAGCCGGCCTCCGGGGATTGTACGCCATACCCGGAGACGCCATATATATTATTGAAACAACCGAGCCATTCAACGCATGGGACCGGCTCAGCAACAACCCGGCATGGCAACACCTGAAAACACACCCCCTGTTCAATGAGATCGCTGAAGGAGCCGACGCCCTGGATTCAATGCTGCACGACAACCCGTACCTCACCGACCTGATTGGCGACCGGCAACTGTTGATCTCCGCCCACATGATCAAGCGGAATGATTACGACTTCCTTTATGTCGCCGACCTCGAAAACCCTACCTGGGGAAGCCTCCTGACCGACAACCCCGATGCCCTCAGCAGTGAAGGATACAAAATCAGCAAGCGTACATACCACGACCATACCATCGTGGAGCTTTACGATACGGAAGACAAGGAAACCCTTTATATCTCTGCCATCCAAAACCTGCTCGTGGCATCCTACACCCACACCCTGGTGGAGAAAAGCATTGACGAAGTGAGCCTGCCCGACATCGGAAGAGACCTGCGTTTCATCCGTGTGCAAAAAGAAGCGGATGGTGATGACGTGCTGCGCCTCTACGTGCAGTACAACCGCCTGCAGGATTATCTCCGGTGCTACACCACCGCCGACAACCCATACGTGCGCGACCTGAGTCGGGCACTTGCCTGGTCGGGTATATCCGTTACATGGGATGACGCCTTGTGGAAGATGCGCGGATTCACCCTGTCCAATGATTCGATCCCATCTTACCTCCAGGCCCTTCAGCACGCAGGCACAGGGAAAAGAAGCGCAGTGTCGGTGATGCCTCATCACACCGCATTCTGCCTGAGCCTCGGCTTCGGTAGTTTCGGGAAGTTCCTGAATGGCCTGGAACAGGTTCTGCAGAAAGACACGGCTGCCTGGAGCAACTACCGCCACCGCATCACCCAAATGGAAAAACTCCTGAAAATTGATTTCAGGAAACACTTCACCAGCTGGATCGACGACGAAGCAGCCTTCGTACAAATGCAACCTTCCGGCCTCGGGAAAAACAACGAGATGGCTTTCTACCTGAAAACCACCGACCCGGAAGAGGCCAGGAAAAACCTCGACTTCATCAAATCGCAGGTGCGAAGAAAAACCCCCATCCGGTTCAAGGAGATCACCTACAAAGGACATGTCATCAGCTTCCTTTCCGTGAAAGGATTTTTCAAACTGCTGCTGGGTGATTTCTTTTCGGGACTGGACAAACCGTACTATACCTTCATCGGCGACTTCGTGGTGTTCAGCAACCATCCCCAAACATTGAAGCGCATCATCAATGATTACCAGTCCGGTGAAACCCTGGCCGCCGATGACGACTTCAAAGCATTCGCCGGCAACCTCGACGAAAAGGTGAATGTGTTTGCTTATGTACAGATGCCGCTACTCACAGACAACCTGAAACCATTGGTAAGCGCAGACACATGGCAGGACATCAGCCGGAACAAACCCTACCTGGTGTGTTTCTCCCAGATCGGCCTGACCTTAAAGGAAGATGGTGACGGCTTCGACACCAAACTCGCCATCGGTTACCTCCCGCCCGATTCAGCCATGGTTAAATGGGCAAATCCCATTGCCAAACATGAAACCAGCAACGAACCCGACACCACACACATGGTGTCTGTCTCCGAAGACGAAATCATCAACCTGGACGAGATCACACCCGACGACCTCGATGCCGACCTCCACCAGGAACTCTTCCCCGACGGCAGTGTGATGCTGGAGGTGAACATGAAAGACGGGGAGAAGCACGGCAACTTCCGCGAGTACCACCCGAACGGAAACCTGAAGATCAAGGGCAGATACAAACACGACCAGAAAAACGGCACGTGGAAATTCTACGACGAGGAAGGCAACCTGCTGGAGAAACGGAGATACCGAGACGGAAGTCAGATGTAG
- a CDS encoding DUF4846 domain-containing protein has translation MIALRTLFISLFLFTASPPPTYTYPWLENQDHYTSINDRFPTPSGFTRTSDEGFAGWLRHLPLMPPGSPIHSYDGNILSYRTSHAAVIDIDIGNRDLQQCADAVIRLRAEYLYASNRMEDILFHFTSGDAVPFSRWIKGDRPKISGNKVSWQHTAQPDDSHSSLRAYLNQVFTYAGSLSLSRELQPVTNPNDIRVGDVFIRGGSPGHAVLVVDMATDANGRKAFMLAQSYMPAQSMHVLRNPASSSDNPWFYLPPAGRDLETPDWNFSLSELKRFP, from the coding sequence ATGATCGCACTCCGTACGCTCTTCATATCCCTGTTCCTGTTCACTGCTTCACCCCCGCCTACCTATACTTACCCCTGGCTTGAAAACCAGGACCATTACACATCTATCAACGACCGGTTTCCGACCCCATCAGGGTTCACCCGTACATCCGATGAAGGGTTTGCCGGGTGGTTGCGCCACCTTCCGCTCATGCCTCCGGGTTCACCCATCCATTCATATGATGGCAACATCCTTTCCTACCGCACCAGTCATGCAGCGGTGATTGACATTGATATCGGTAACCGTGACCTGCAGCAATGCGCCGACGCAGTGATCCGCCTGCGGGCCGAATACCTGTATGCCAGCAACCGCATGGAAGATATCCTCTTTCATTTTACCAGCGGGGATGCAGTTCCGTTTTCAAGATGGATAAAAGGAGACCGTCCGAAAATATCCGGCAACAAGGTATCCTGGCAGCACACTGCCCAACCTGATGACAGCCACTCTTCCCTTCGTGCATACCTCAATCAGGTGTTCACCTACGCGGGCAGCCTGTCGCTCAGTCGCGAATTGCAACCCGTTACCAACCCCAATGACATTCGCGTGGGCGACGTATTCATCCGCGGTGGAAGTCCGGGCCACGCTGTACTTGTGGTGGATATGGCCACCGATGCGAATGGCAGGAAAGCCTTCATGCTGGCCCAAAGCTACATGCCCGCCCAGAGCATGCATGTACTCCGGAATCCGGCAAGTTCATCTGACAACCCATGGTTTTACCTTCCCCCGGCGGGGCGCGACCTGGAAACGCCCGACTGGAATTTCAGTCTTTCCGAGCTGAAACGATTCCCCTGA
- a CDS encoding histidine kinase gives MSSTAWETKDSSLYIFPTGDNYVYQINNSGVSTFMIPEEMSGIKGILSDKNETHMVVTYSGHVARTKDFHHFTNTDYIPLSGNGRVTYWHNKMFFCIQNKIFSISGATGKSKLVHELPPGTEIIYCGIGPKDELFIGTRNGLGIFKLQADNILFKRWMLRGQPISGACTDRENGIWITSLHNGLYYIPNPNIWEMKTADGLPNNRLLSVKRDLTGRLWLTSVNSQYCIWSPGTPPECRELDSQIKNAVTNTYMADNGDVWVVGKNGVQTIGDGWSDRYMFGGDDFLIDHNGIAWLAGFKIARINKEDLKIMRQLALDATKPGFTVKPTHDVSVRITASSQRGWTICEDKHGRVWVGSDNTLLRWENNEMKDVSVIDERLRQRINILAYDSLHDEMWVGTNNAGLLCLHNDSVIASFSTDNGLVSLTVKSLRFSPQGCLWIGTDKGLNCLRRGKHTVDNLSVTVGIGNMNIIGIEVSDHTIYLATDNGLIYFRDSIDKHVSHPHPVLITGTRVQQQEINEAELSDLPHNRNAIGISFSSLNFRDMGNTVYRYRMKGAEDTWTTTNRTEVEYKYLAPGDYFFEITTLDMTGHPNPGIREIHIHIRPPVWATWWFRLGILCLIIPIGIFLWRRRLRTLQKRYELAQQAMEAEKARIQMEKSLMEIEQKARRMQMNPHFLFNALNTIKGFYAADKPDEAGEYITKLAQLLRMILDHTDHEIELEKELDILRLYIELMQERYQDRFDCEIHCEPDLKDALVPPMVLQPFVENAIIHGLIPRKSKGLLTIRFHKEADRIICRITDNGIGREASGKMQSDHTHQSHATRLTEDRLQLLRNLGMTNLELNIRDLEGTGGEPAGTEIIITLPYKTSWDL, from the coding sequence ATGTCCAGTACCGCGTGGGAAACCAAAGACAGCTCCCTGTACATATTCCCAACGGGCGACAACTATGTGTATCAAATTAACAACAGCGGTGTAAGCACTTTCATGATCCCGGAAGAAATGTCAGGCATCAAGGGCATCCTATCTGACAAAAACGAAACGCATATGGTGGTTACCTACAGCGGTCATGTTGCCAGAACAAAGGACTTTCACCACTTCACAAATACGGATTACATACCACTAAGCGGCAACGGGCGGGTAACCTATTGGCACAACAAAATGTTCTTCTGTATTCAGAACAAAATATTCAGCATATCGGGTGCAACCGGCAAATCGAAATTGGTCCACGAACTTCCTCCCGGAACAGAAATCATCTACTGTGGCATCGGGCCTAAAGATGAACTCTTCATTGGCACCAGGAACGGACTGGGCATTTTCAAACTGCAGGCAGACAATATCCTATTTAAACGTTGGATGTTAAGAGGTCAACCGATATCCGGGGCATGCACCGACCGGGAAAATGGGATATGGATCACCAGCCTGCACAACGGTTTGTACTACATCCCCAATCCGAATATCTGGGAAATGAAAACGGCAGACGGTCTGCCCAACAACCGCCTCTTGAGCGTCAAACGGGACCTGACCGGGCGACTCTGGCTGACATCCGTTAACAGCCAGTACTGCATATGGTCTCCTGGCACCCCTCCTGAATGCAGGGAATTGGATTCCCAAATAAAAAATGCCGTAACCAATACGTACATGGCCGATAATGGTGACGTGTGGGTGGTAGGTAAAAACGGTGTTCAGACCATCGGAGATGGTTGGTCAGACAGATACATGTTTGGCGGAGATGATTTTCTGATCGACCATAATGGCATCGCCTGGTTGGCCGGATTCAAAATCGCCCGAATAAATAAAGAGGACCTGAAGATAATGAGGCAGCTTGCGCTTGATGCTACAAAACCCGGGTTCACAGTCAAACCCACCCATGATGTTTCTGTGCGTATCACGGCAAGCAGCCAACGCGGATGGACGATATGTGAAGACAAACATGGCAGGGTGTGGGTCGGATCAGACAATACCCTGCTCCGTTGGGAAAACAACGAAATGAAAGATGTATCGGTGATTGATGAAAGGCTGCGTCAAAGGATCAACATACTCGCATACGACAGCCTGCACGATGAGATGTGGGTTGGCACCAACAACGCGGGGTTGCTTTGCCTGCATAACGATTCGGTGATAGCCAGTTTCAGCACCGACAACGGCTTGGTTAGTTTAACTGTCAAATCACTCCGGTTTTCGCCGCAGGGTTGCCTGTGGATCGGAACAGACAAGGGGTTGAACTGCCTGCGCAGAGGCAAACATACGGTCGACAACCTGTCGGTGACCGTTGGCATCGGAAATATGAACATCATCGGAATCGAAGTTTCTGATCATACCATTTACCTGGCCACCGACAACGGATTGATCTATTTCCGGGATAGCATCGATAAACATGTAAGCCATCCCCATCCCGTTCTGATCACCGGCACACGGGTGCAACAGCAGGAAATAAACGAAGCCGAACTGAGTGATCTTCCCCACAACCGGAATGCCATCGGTATCTCATTTTCCTCATTGAACTTCCGGGACATGGGAAACACCGTTTATCGCTACCGGATGAAAGGAGCTGAAGACACCTGGACAACGACAAACAGAACTGAGGTCGAGTACAAATACCTGGCACCCGGCGACTACTTTTTTGAGATCACCACACTGGACATGACCGGGCATCCCAATCCAGGCATCCGCGAAATACACATTCACATACGACCTCCCGTATGGGCAACCTGGTGGTTTAGATTAGGCATCCTGTGCCTAATCATACCCATTGGTATTTTCTTATGGCGCAGGCGACTGCGTACACTACAAAAGCGGTACGAGTTGGCCCAGCAAGCCATGGAAGCGGAAAAGGCCAGAATTCAGATGGAAAAAAGCCTGATGGAAATTGAGCAGAAAGCAAGGCGCATGCAGATGAACCCGCATTTTCTCTTCAATGCCCTGAACACCATCAAAGGATTCTATGCCGCCGACAAACCCGATGAAGCAGGTGAATACATCACCAAACTGGCCCAGTTGCTGCGAATGATCCTGGATCACACCGACCACGAGATCGAACTGGAAAAAGAACTCGACATTCTGCGCCTATACATTGAACTGATGCAGGAACGCTACCAGGATCGTTTTGACTGTGAGATCCATTGTGAACCGGATCTGAAAGACGCCCTGGTACCGCCCATGGTGCTTCAGCCCTTTGTGGAAAATGCGATCATACACGGACTGATACCCCGGAAATCAAAAGGACTCCTGACCATCCGATTTCACAAGGAAGCCGACCGCATCATCTGCCGGATCACCGACAACGGGATCGGACGCGAGGCATCGGGAAAGATGCAAAGTGATCACACCCATCAATCACATGCGACACGCCTCACCGAAGATCGTTTGCAGTTGTTGCGCAACCTCGGCATGACCAACCTCGAGCTGAACATCCGGGATCTGGAAGGCACCGGCGGAGAACCGGCAGGAACAGAAATCATCATCACCTTACCATATAAAACATCATGGGACCTATGA
- a CDS encoding response regulator transcription factor, which produces MIRTIIIDDETHARMALRKEIERNCPEVEIIGEADGVESGVDILKNSNPDLVFLDVRLADGNGFDILDQTNHLSSKVIFTTAYSEYAIKAIRFSALDYLLKPVNGKELKEAIERISNRKQEELQLSLESYFHNLKAVAGRKRIALQSSDGIHLIELSRIVRCTSESNYTSFFFTDGKRLMIAKTLKEFEELLVPSGFIRIHRSYLINLEHLKSYINKDNGYVKMSDNTELPVSQRKKQHLMDIIHQMNE; this is translated from the coding sequence ATGATTCGTACCATTATCATCGATGACGAAACACATGCGCGCATGGCGCTGAGGAAAGAAATTGAAAGAAACTGTCCGGAGGTAGAGATCATCGGCGAAGCAGACGGAGTAGAATCCGGCGTTGACATCCTCAAAAACAGCAACCCCGACCTGGTATTCCTGGATGTACGCCTGGCCGATGGCAACGGCTTCGACATCCTGGACCAAACCAACCACCTGTCATCCAAAGTAATCTTTACCACCGCATACAGTGAATATGCGATCAAAGCCATCCGGTTCAGTGCACTCGATTACCTGCTCAAACCCGTGAACGGTAAAGAACTCAAGGAGGCCATCGAACGCATATCCAACAGAAAACAGGAAGAACTGCAACTGAGCCTGGAAAGCTACTTTCACAACCTGAAAGCTGTTGCCGGAAGAAAACGCATCGCCCTGCAGTCGTCGGATGGCATCCACCTGATTGAACTGTCGCGGATTGTCCGGTGTACATCTGAAAGCAACTACACCAGCTTCTTTTTCACCGACGGCAAACGCCTGATGATCGCCAAAACGCTGAAGGAGTTCGAAGAGCTGCTCGTTCCCTCCGGCTTCATACGCATCCACCGGTCTTACCTCATCAACCTGGAACACCTGAAAAGCTACATCAACAAAGACAACGGGTATGTGAAGATGAGTGACAACACCGAACTGCCGGTATCCCAAAGAAAGAAACAGCACCTCATGGACATCATCCACCAAATGAATGAATAG